GACACGTTGACAATCTGGACGGAGCCTGACATTTCCCctgagggacagagggagaagagagacactggtgatgtcatagtgatgtcattgggggaattcttaaaaaaaagaaatcagaaatggCGGACTATGCTCCCTCcgtagatataaaaggctcattctaaggtaacaatTCTGAGTTTCTTGTGATTAAAcactaatgaaaatataattagAAGTATTACATTAAAATTCTGCCCGTatatcctacacactggacctttaagtagAATTATCATCGAATTATAAACTCCAACACCTTGTACTGTGCGAACAGTTCAGGTTCACTCGTACAGCATTTTATAAACTAttccctgaaatgtttttcGCTGTCTATGAGATCTTGagactttgaaaataaaaaggatgaTCTCACGCAAGATTATGATTTGGTCTAATGATCGgtcagatttgtgtgtgtgtgtgtgtgcgtgtctgcacTGACCCTCCATGTTGATGGGAAGTGCAATTTCCTCTGGATTCAGTTTATCCCAGTGGATCTCTGGCGTGGGGACGCCCTCCGCCACCGAGCAGGACAGAGTGACGCTTCCTCCCATATCTATGTCTCCGTCCCACTGACACGCAGGCAGCGAGGGCGGCGCTGCAACAACAATCATTAGACACTGTACTAGAAGGGCGTACCTCACTGCAGTCatgaggtacttgtacttcacaTGGTCATTTTCTATGCTCTGCTCTTTCTGATACAATATGTACTTATGATATTGTGCagactgtgaaagcagcagtgcatttatttaaatttaattaattttatttgcaTCAGATAGAAAAAATAAGtctgattctgaaatgttttaaaatgctcattATATAATTCCATAATCAGCCAGGCTGTTAATCAGTCGACCTTTGATACTTTACTGATACTaaactatacatatatatttatcaaagtaatattttagcccaatatctttacttttactcaagtgtgactTTTGCTTACTTTCAACAACAACCAGTGTATCATCAAAgattatatttgtatttgtatatgtTTTGGCATGCATTGTCACATGTATGTGGATTCCATCCATatattaaagtgtatttttaagatataaaattatattttccaGTATATTGCAATATATCCTTGTGCTGTAAGGGGGGTTCTGAATGTCAGTACATCACTTCCTGGCAATCCATCAAATACCTGTTGAATAATTGCGGTCTGGACCAAGATTACCAAGATTAGAGCCGTTCTGCTggcctctctgtttgtctgacagaATTCACACCAGTAGTGGCAGATGTGGTCGGGAACACACTGAATATGAGTGTCCGACTGCAGGGATGGATGCATCCCTGACTCAGTGTATTAAATGGTGAGTGTTTCAAATATGTGTGAAGTGCTTTGGTGAGACAACGTGTGACACACTCACCCAGAACATCGAGCTCCAGCTCTCCGATGCCAGGGTCTGCCGTCTCTGGTGGGTTGTTGACCATGCAGCGGTAAATACCAGCATCTGATACACGCGTGTCGTTCAGGACAATGTCTGCACTCCAGGGGATACCTGCAGCAGGtttacatgaataaaatgagGTCCCCAGAACGCTGTTGGAGACTAGAAAGGTGGCATGGTTcaccacataaaaacaaagtaaattaagtgaattaaattgtgttgtcctgtaaggtcagtttgttcattcagtcatgaaaacatagagactttatttagtttgatgggtataaaaacatcagttgacgatgatctttctcttctccaaaAACCCTTTTTCCGGTCTTACCTGTAAAACCCACCCTGCCGACAAGGGCTGGATCCTCAATCACCTGCCCATGGTCGTACACAATCACCTGGAAGTGAGCGCAGCCATTTATAGAGGTAGTTTCAGAGCATTGAAATACAGACCGGCCTTCTACCGACACACGTAGTGAAGCctgagctgcagaaatgatttgaaaatacaGAAACGTTCAAATATTATCCACATGGCTGGCACCTGATACAACCCTGAAAATACCCATCCTGAAATAAAGACATGTATGATCAGTTTATAAGTATGTAGCTTGTTGAGAGAGGctgcctatgtgtgtgtgagtgtgtgtgtttgtgttgggagTCACACCTGTGTGGGGGTTTCCGGGCTGGAGAGGGGAGCCAGAGTCCAGATGACGTTGAGTCTGGACAGAGGGCTGGAGGTGAAGAAGGAGCAGGGCAGCACCACGAAATCCCCCTGAACCACCTTCAGGCTGGACTCCCTCATGGTCACCCTGAGTGCAACTGTGTCCACGGACGAGGcgtgggagaaaaaaaaaaggcctacTCAGATCTTATGAAATCCTGAGAATCCCTGGAGTTTTGGAGTTATTCcttaaatattttattctgCCTTCAACTTAGTCTCCCTGTGCAGACGCCACTGCTCCCTCTCCACCTTCATTACTGAAATAATgaaccccccctccctcctcctcctcgtctctgtcATCCCCGggccttttgtgtgtgtgtgtgtgtgtgtgtgtgtgtgtgtgtgtgggaattCAGCGTGCATATTAGTTGTTAATTACACTTGACAGCTTTGAGGGTGAGCCAAAGCGGTCACAGACTGAGTGGAACAACAGCCCACTTCACTGGGATGTGCTCGTGAAAACATAACGTCAGTCCGAGACATTGTCTCTATGTAGATCACCAGTTCTCCGccctttcaaattaaaattcaCAAAACGACAAACGTAGCCTTTATTTGTTACAACTGtagtggttttaaaaaaaaaaaaaaaaaaaaaaaagtggattttcaGGGTCACAACTGAATCTTTATCTCATCGCACGTCTACATGATTAAAGCACTTATTTGTGATCTGATTTAACATTTCTGGTCGGGGgcgggtggaggggggtggggggggaaaaGTGTTTGAGCTTTAAATAGTTAATGATGGACACTTTTAGCACGCTTTCAAAAAGATCTGCATTGTCACAGTCAAACATATCAAACATAGCTTTAGAGCTATCTCGTGTCAGTGTGGATATAACTCTACAATGCAGATTAAAGGAGTCTGAGTGGACAAATGTGCAGTTATGTCCTCTGAAAGAAGCAGCGGGGAGCAGCTTTGAGAGTCCCCGAAAACACTTGAGTCTGCAGCAGCTTTGtgcaataaaatgtcagatatgTGTCATGTAAAAGACAGAAGACGGGGGGCCCACTCACCATTCTGCAGAGCGGTGAAACACGCGCACAGGGTCCAGAGCATCCATCTTCCAGCGGAGCCCATagctgagaggaaacagctctctctctttctctctctctcccctgtgtACGAGCTGGTGGCCAGGGAAAAACTAGGCATGCATGATTAATCTATTGAGCGACGCAACAAACCCCACCCTCCGTTGTCCTCGCTCTCACTTCGCTCCCACCTCGCACTGTCGGGTAAGAGATAAACTAACGTGACTGCAGATGGATTTTTAATGAAGTATGTATGGAGGGTAAAGCAGGTCATGCTCGTAGTCTAATTAGTCAGTGTAACATAAGTAAACACAGCTGctccagagaagaaaaaaaagttacctATATAAGACAGCGTGCAGCAGGGTGACACACAGTATATGTGATGTGCGGCGGCAAGATTTTTGTTGCAAGAAAACTCACCAGACAGGTTTTTCCCGCCAAACAGCCAGCAACTGGCGATACCGGCGACTTCCTGTGTGCTAAAACAGTAGCCGCCGTAAGCTACTGCTCAAACTGAACCGAGCTGCTCGTTTGTTCGTTGGTTGGTTTGTGGGcatgattacacaaaaaccGCTGGACGTTTTTTCAGCAACACTTGGGTGGAAgacgggtctcagcccagaacagacctcTTTAACTTTAAGTGCGCATCCGGATCCAGGAAttcttcttcactttctttaacattgtgaaatagGGGTGCTTTTTGTCATGTTCGAGCATGAAGTGCTCTAAAATGTCCCGGTAGGCGACTGCGCTGACTAATGATGCTCATTTTCCAGCAGGCCTTGGCACCTTCCCACACTGCCAAACGTACCAGAAGCTGGTTCAATGACCACAATGTTACTGTGCTTGATTGGCCAGAATCTGTGGGGTTCAGGTCAAGAGGAAGGTGAGAGACATCAGAACCAACAATGCAGATGCACCTGAAGGCCACTATCAAAGCAACCTGGGCTTCTATTACACCTGAGCATGCGGCtcaaaatatttaactttttcataATATTCTAATTTTTTGAGATATTTAAAATTTTTGCACACCTGCGGATCGGCAGGTTTTTACAGGCCGAGGACCGACAAAAACGCCCTCGCACTGGTCACTCCACCTGCAATCGTGAATGGATTTTAATTACAATGTTTTGGTACAAAGACCCATAAAGTTATCGTGCAAAATAATAAAGGAGGCCATCTGAGATAAATTGGTGGGTTTATTTTAACATTCTCTGATGGGGATCTGAGGCTCTGATCTGTTTCACATCCTATATATTCAGTAATTTTTGGAGTGACACTTGGACAAAAGAATCAAAGATATGCTTTTggaaacttttttcttttttactgtttgaaggtattttaaaaacaaaacaattaagcAAAAGATGAACTGATGAACAATGGATGATATAATGAAAGACGACAACAACTTTGAAGTTTTCTTCAGTCGTGTTGCAAACACGTCGTCTTTGGTGGGCTGATTAAAATCATATGATATAGTCAGTTTTTGCTTCAATTCGTAGCTTGTTTCAGTTGTTAGTTCTTCAAGATTGTTAATTGGCAACTGATTGAACTCTTCTGCTCTGACTACTTCTAAAAGCTCACAGATCTGATGAGGTAAAATCAGCTGCTGGAGACTTGTTGTACAGCTACAAAAAGAGTAGCAGAGTCCCAAAATCAgctcttcctttctttctaaaaaaacaaacaaa
This sequence is a window from Acanthopagrus latus isolate v.2019 chromosome 13, fAcaLat1.1, whole genome shotgun sequence. Protein-coding genes within it:
- the zgc:165604 gene encoding immunoglobulin superfamily member 11, encoding MPSFSLATSSYTGERERKRESCFLSAMGSAGRWMLWTLCACFTALQNVALRVTMRESSLKVVQGDFVVLPCSFFTSSPLSRLNVIWTLAPLSSPETPTQVIVYDHGQVIEDPALVGRVGFTGIPWSADIVLNDTRVSDAGIYRCMVNNPPETADPGIGELELDVLAPPSLPACQWDGDIDMGGSVTLSCSVAEGVPTPEIHWDKLNPEEIALPINMEGEMSGSVQIVNVSSQTSGLYRCSATNVLGTENCYVNLSIYSAPESSSGMLQGVLLTLSMCLVLLALLALVLWLHRTGQDGRWRQGKEEECYNEIHYTPSLMKRSFV